The sequence below is a genomic window from Methyloterricola oryzae.
CTTTTATGTCAACCGCCGCCTGGTGCGGGATCGCCTGGTAACTCATGCGGTGCGCCAAGCCTACCACGATGTGTTGTATCACGGGCGTCAACCGGTGTACGTTCTCTACCTGGATATGGACCCGGCCCTGGTGGACGTCAACGCCCATCCTGCGAAGCTGGAGGTGCGCTTCCGCGACGGCCGCCTGGTGCATGACTTCCTGTTTGGCGCCCTGGGGCGCGCACTGGCCGGCGTGAAGCCGGAGAGTCGCGCTGGCCTTTCGGCATCACCGGACTCGGTGCCGCAACCCACGTTTCCCGAGCCTCAGGAACTGGCATCGAGGCCCGTCGCGGCGGGATCTTCCCGCCCGCCGCTGCAATCCTCGCTCCCCTTGCATGTGCTGGAGCCCCAGGTGGCTCTGGAGCATCTCTACCGTCCAGCGGAAATGCCGCGAAATGCGCCGGCCGAGACGGAAGCGTCCTTTCCCCCGCTGGGCTTCGCCATCGCCCATGTGCACAATATCTACATCCTGGCCGAGACCCGTACGGGTCTGGTCCTGGTGGATGCCCATGCCGCCCATGAGCGCGTGACCTACGAAAAGCTCAAGCGGCAGCACGCCGGCGGCGATGTGGTCAGCCAGCCCTTGTTGTTGCCGCTGAACGTTAAACTCAGCGAGGCTGAGGCAGACCTGGCGGAACAGCACGGCGGCGATTTGGCCCGGCTTGGGCTGAGCGTCACGCGCTCGGGCGTGGATGCGGTATTGGTGCGGGCAGTACCCGCACTGCTCGGCAGCAGTGACGCCGAGGCCTTGTTGCGGGATGTCCTGGCGGAGTTGTCGACCCACGGGCACAGCCTGCAACTTGAGCAGGCTGCCCAAGCAGTTCTGGCCAGCATGGCTTGTCATGGCTCGGTGCGAGCCCATCGGCGCCTGACGGTGCCAGAGATGAATGCGCTGCTGCGGGAAATGGAGCAAACCGAGAACAGCGGCCAGTGCAACCATGGCCGACCTACATGGGTCGAGCTGTCCACCAAGGATCTGGATCGTTTCTTCCTGCGCGGGCGATGAATAGCCCTTCCATTCCAAAAGCCCTGGCCCTCATGGGGCCGACGGCTTCCGGCAAGACCGCTGCCGCCATTCGGCTGTGCCGTGCACTGGATGGGGAAGTGATCAGCGTGGATTCCGGCCTCGTATACCGTGGCATGGACATTGGCACGGCCAAGCCCAGTGTGGACGAGAGGCAGGGCGTCCCCCACCATTTACTGGACATCCTCGATCCCGCCGAAGCCTTCTCCACCGGCCAGTTCCGAGCGCGCGCCCTGGAACTGATCGGCGAGATTGCGGGGCGGGGAAGAGTGCCGGTGCTCGCCGGCGGCACCATGCTTTATTTCAACGCCTTGTTCAACGGCCTCGCCGACTTGCCGGAAGCCGATCCCGATATCCGCCGGCAGATCGACGAGGAAGCCCGCCATATGGGCTGGCAGCGCATGCACCAGATTTTGGCTGAGGTGGATCCGAAAGCGGCGGCGCGCATTCACCCCAACGATCCGCAGCGCATTCAGAGGGCCTTGGAAGTCTACAGGGTGAGCGGCGTTCCGATCTCCAGCCTGTGTGAGCAGGCCGCACAAGTGCCTCCGCCCGTTGACTTCATTCGTCTTGTTCTGGCGCCTTCCAGTCGCGAGCTGCTGCATCAGCGCATCGCGCAGCGGTTTCAAGGCATGCTGGAGGGTGGATTGGTCGAGGAAGTGGAGCGCTTGTATCGGCGTGGCGATCTGGACGAATCCATGCCGTCCATCCGTGCGGTGGGCTACAGGCAGGTCTGGTCCTACCTCAACGGGCAGGTCGAATACCCAGCCATGATTCAACGCGGCATCATCGCCACGCGCCAATTTGCCAAACGCCAGTACACCTGGCTACGCCGGCAAGCCACGGCGCGGCACTACATAAGCGAGGAGCCGAACGTCGCTGAGCGCATGCTCACCGAACTCGCCGGCTGTCTGCGCTGAGGTCGAGTCTCCAGCGCCAAGGTGTCCTCGCGGAGGACGGGCTGGCTAAGTTGCCGTCGTTTTCACCGCGCGCGGATACGCGCGTCGATGGATGCGGTGCTTTGTGTCAGGCGCGCCAGTGCGCCATGGCATCCTTCATGGAAGTCTTCAAAATCCGCGACACCAGATCAATTACCGCAGAAGCCGTCTTCCGCTTGGCTGGTTTTTTCGACAAGTGTCTGGAAGGTAGTGGAAAATAAGAAAAATTTCGTCTCATGGCGTACACCCCCGTGTGTGTGAACATGTTGACTGCCTGTCATTATTATTGGTCCGCAATTTATGTTGAGTTTATTGCTAGCC
It includes:
- the mutL gene encoding DNA mismatch repair endonuclease MutL, encoding MPIRLLPPQLVNQIAAGEVVERPASVVKELLENAFDAGARSVEVDVEMGGLRLIRIRDDGCGIHKDELPLALSRHATSKIASLDDLERVSSMGFRGEALPSISSIARLSLTTRVPEAETAWRILADGSESDFQIEPAAHPKGTSVEVRDLFYNTPARRKFLRTDKTEFGHVDTLLRRMALSRFDIGFQLRHNQREVLKLRPAEGVAEQNERLALVCGEAFLENALTVDYASAGLRLHGWVGLPTFSRAQADQQFFYVNRRLVRDRLVTHAVRQAYHDVLYHGRQPVYVLYLDMDPALVDVNAHPAKLEVRFRDGRLVHDFLFGALGRALAGVKPESRAGLSASPDSVPQPTFPEPQELASRPVAAGSSRPPLQSSLPLHVLEPQVALEHLYRPAEMPRNAPAETEASFPPLGFAIAHVHNIYILAETRTGLVLVDAHAAHERVTYEKLKRQHAGGDVVSQPLLLPLNVKLSEAEADLAEQHGGDLARLGLSVTRSGVDAVLVRAVPALLGSSDAEALLRDVLAELSTHGHSLQLEQAAQAVLASMACHGSVRAHRRLTVPEMNALLREMEQTENSGQCNHGRPTWVELSTKDLDRFFLRGR
- the miaA gene encoding tRNA (adenosine(37)-N6)-dimethylallyltransferase MiaA produces the protein MNSPSIPKALALMGPTASGKTAAAIRLCRALDGEVISVDSGLVYRGMDIGTAKPSVDERQGVPHHLLDILDPAEAFSTGQFRARALELIGEIAGRGRVPVLAGGTMLYFNALFNGLADLPEADPDIRRQIDEEARHMGWQRMHQILAEVDPKAAARIHPNDPQRIQRALEVYRVSGVPISSLCEQAAQVPPPVDFIRLVLAPSSRELLHQRIAQRFQGMLEGGLVEEVERLYRRGDLDESMPSIRAVGYRQVWSYLNGQVEYPAMIQRGIIATRQFAKRQYTWLRRQATARHYISEEPNVAERMLTELAGCLR